The proteins below come from a single Juglans regia cultivar Chandler chromosome 12, Walnut 2.0, whole genome shotgun sequence genomic window:
- the LOC109005102 gene encoding pyruvate kinase isozyme A, chloroplastic-like: protein MSQSLHLFTPSTRSPNLASSPSKQCYPYQKPSFPILTRRFPVTTVKLSIRASSSSDLDPTSSQVVLASDNGKGVVGGVLIPAMQPPPSQDSGSIEVDAVTEAELKENGFRSTRRTKLVCTIGPATSGFDQLEALAVGGMNVARINMCHGTREWHRDVIERVRRLNEEKGYAVAIMMDTEGSEIHMGDLGGASSAKAEDGEIWTFSVRAFDSALPAHTVNVNYDGFAEDVKVGDELLVDGGMVRFDVIEKIGPDVKCQCTDPGLMLPRANLTFWRDGSLVRERNAMLPTISSKDWLDIDFGIAEGVDFIAISFVKSAEVINHLKSYIAARARDGDIAVIAKIESIDSLKNLEEIIQASDGAMVARGDLGAQIPLEQVPAAQQKIVQVCRQLNKPVIVASQLLESMIEYPTPTRAEVADVSEAVRQRADALMLSGESAMGQYPEKALTVLRSVSLRIERWWREEKRHEVMELPDIGTSFSDNISEEICNSAAKMANNLEVDALFVYTKTGHMASLLSRCRPDCPIFAFTATTSVRRRLNLQWGLIPFRLSFSDDMESNLNKTFSLLKARNLIKSGDLVIAVSDMLQSIQVMNVP, encoded by the exons ATGTCACAGTCTCTGCACCTCTTCACTCCATCCACCCGGTCACCAAACCTCGCTTCTTCCCCTTCGAAACAATGTTATCCCTACCAGAAACCCTCCTTTCCCATTTTAACTCGCCGCTTCCCTGTCACCACCGTTAAGCTCTCCATCAGAGCCTCGTCCTCCTCCGATCTCGACCCCACCTCCTCCCAAGTCGTACTAGCATCCGATAATGGTAAAGGCGTCGTTGGAGGTGTTTTAATCCCCGCGATGCAACCTCCGCCGTCGCAGGATTCGGGCTCCATCGAGGTGGACGCGGTGACGGAGGCGGAGCTGAAGGAGAACGGGTTCCGAAGCACGCGCCGGACGAAGCTGGTGTGCACAATCGGCCCCGCCACGTCCGGTTTCGACCAGCTTGAGGCCCTGGCCGTCGGCGGCATGAATGTGGCGCGCATCAACATGTGCCACGGCACCCGAGAGTGGCACCGCGATGTCATCGAGCGCGTCAGGAGGCTCAACGAAGAGAAGGGCTACGCCGTCGCTATTATGATGGACACAGAGGGCAGTGAGATTCACATGGGTGATCTCGGCGGCGCTTCTTCCGCCAAAGCCGAG GACGGTGAGATCTGGACCTTTAGTGTCAGAGCCTTCGATTCAGCTCTCCCCGCACACACCGTCAATGTGAACTATGATGGCTTTGCCGAAG ACGTGAAAGTGGGGGATGAGCTTCTTGTGGATGGTGGAATGGTGAGGTTTGACGTTATAGAGAAAATTGGTCCAGATGTCAAGTGCCAATGCACCGATCCTGGACTGATGCTGCCTCGGGCTAATTTAACTTTCTGGAGAGATGGGAGTCTGGTGCGAGAACGGAATGCTATGCTTCCTACAATTTCTTCTAAG GATTGGTTGGATATTGATTTTGGGATTGCAGAGGGCGTTGATTTTATTGCCATATCTTTTGTCAAGTCTGCTGAAGTGATTAATCATCTTAAAAGTTATATTGCTGCAAGGGCTCGCGATGG TGACATAGCTGTTATTGCGAAGATAGAGAGTATTGACTCACTGAAGAACTTGGAAGAGATCATTCAAGCATCAGATGGAGCTATGGTAGCAAGAGGAGATTTGGGTGCTCAGATACCTCTGGAGCAGGTCCCCGCAGCCCAACAAAAGATAGTTCAAGTGTGCAGGCAGTTGAATAAGCCAGTCATTGTTGCCTCTCAGCTACTTGAATCTATGATTGAATATCCTACACCCACCAGAGCTGAAGTTGCTGATGTTTCTGAAGCAGTTAGGCAGCGAGCAGATGCTTTGATGTTATCTGGTGAGTCAGCCATGGGCCAGTACCCAGAGAAGGCATTGACTGTTCTGAGAAGTGTCAGTCTGAGAATTGAGAGGTGGTGGAGGGAGGAGAAACGGCATGAAGTTATGGAACTCCCTGATATTGGAACTTCCTTTTCGGACAATATTTCAGAAGAGATCTGTAATTCTGCTGCCAAGATGG CTAATAATTTGGAGGTGGATGCACTTTTTGTCTATACAAAGACAGGCCACATGGCATCTCTCCTCTCACGATGTCGACCTGACTGCCCTATCTTTGCTTTTACTGCCACAACATCCGTGCGGAGGCGTTTGAACCTACAGTGGGGCCTGATACCTTTTCGTCTGAGCTTCTCTGATGATATGGAAAGCAACCTTAATAAAACATTCTCATTGCTCAAGGCCAGGAATTTAATCAAATCAGGTGACCTTGTCATTGCCGTCTCAGACATGTTACAGTCTATCCAAGTTATGAATGTTCCTTGA
- the LOC109005099 gene encoding ADP-ribosylation factor-like protein 5, producing MGAMISRFWFMLFPAKEYKIVVVGLDNAGKTTTLYKLHLGEVVTTHPTVGSNVEELVYKNIRFEVWDLGGQERLRTSWATYYRGTHAVIAVIDSTDRARISIMKDELFRLLGHEDLQHSVILIFANKQDLKDAMTPAEITDCLSLHSIKNHDWHIQACCALTGDGLYDGLGWIAQRVTGKAPS from the exons ATGGGTGCCATGATATCGAGATTTTGGTTCATGCTGTTCCCTGCGAAGGAGTACAAGATTGTGGTAGTTGGACTGGATAATGCCGGAAAGACCACAACCCTTTACAAATTACACTTGGGTGAGGTTGTCACTACGCACCCTACTGTTGGGAGCAACGTCGAAGAGCTCGTCTATAAGAACATTCGATTCGAG GTGTGGGATCTTGGTGGACAAGAAAGGCTCAGGACATCATGGGCAACTTATTATCGTGGAACTCATGCAGTTATTGCAGTGATAGATAGCACTGATAGAGCCAGGATCTCTATAATGAAGGACGAACTCTTTAGGTTGCTGGGACATGAGGATCTACAACATTCTGTCATTCTAATTTTTGCAAACAAACAGGACCTCAAGGATGCAATGACCCCAGCTGAAATCACCGATTGCCTTTCCCTTCACAGCATCAAGAATCATGATTGGCACATTCAAGCCTGCTGTGCCCTCACAGGAGACGGACTGTATGACGGTCTAGGATGGATCGCTCAACGGGTTACTGGGAAAGCACCAAGTTGA
- the LOC109005101 gene encoding guanine nucleotide-binding protein subunit gamma 2-like isoform X1 produces MLMMQSGRSGSARPITHLDYSLSAFDTRGKHRIQAEIKRLEQEARFLEFISLDLLQLALGHGKLFCDSHFHRVRTFWKKSEEELEQLEKMESASSSCKEMLSNVEPRPDPLLPMTNGPINPFWDRWFEGPQDSKGCRCWIF; encoded by the exons ATGCTTATGATGCAATCGGGTAGGTCCGGATCCGCGAGGCCGATAACCCACCTGGATTATTCTTTGTCAGCCTTCGATACGAGAGGAAAACATCGGATACAGGCTGAAATTAAACGTCTCGAACAGGAAGCTAGATTCTTAGAG tttatTTCACTAGATTTGCTTCAACTAGCATTGGGTCATGGAAAGCTCTTTTGCGATTCACATTTTCATAG GGTTAGGACATTTTGGAAAAAGAGTGAG GAGGAGCTGGAACAGCTTGAGAAAATGGAGAGCGCCTCATCTTCATGCAAGGA AATGCTGAGCAACGTGGAACCAAGACCTGATCCTTTGCTTCCAAT GACAAATGGCCCAATAAATCCATTTTGGGATCGATGGTTTGAGGGCCCTCAAGATTCAAAAGGTTGCAGATGCTGGATATTCTGA
- the LOC109005101 gene encoding guanine nucleotide-binding protein subunit gamma 2-like isoform X2 — translation MLMMQSGRSGSARPITHLDYSLSAFDTRGKHRIQAEIKRLEQEARFLEEELEQLEKMESASSSCKEMLSNVEPRPDPLLPMTNGPINPFWDRWFEGPQDSKGCRCWIF, via the exons ATGCTTATGATGCAATCGGGTAGGTCCGGATCCGCGAGGCCGATAACCCACCTGGATTATTCTTTGTCAGCCTTCGATACGAGAGGAAAACATCGGATACAGGCTGAAATTAAACGTCTCGAACAGGAAGCTAGATTCTTAGAG GAGGAGCTGGAACAGCTTGAGAAAATGGAGAGCGCCTCATCTTCATGCAAGGA AATGCTGAGCAACGTGGAACCAAGACCTGATCCTTTGCTTCCAAT GACAAATGGCCCAATAAATCCATTTTGGGATCGATGGTTTGAGGGCCCTCAAGATTCAAAAGGTTGCAGATGCTGGATATTCTGA